A stretch of the Lolium perenne isolate Kyuss_39 chromosome 3, Kyuss_2.0, whole genome shotgun sequence genome encodes the following:
- the LOC127338541 gene encoding uncharacterized protein, translating to MAAAAAGGALVGMDGQAPMVVRDAVVDNDNDPLALTLGSIYAAAPTPPPRPPRPSPPPPSPPTRATRRRLNNSTPSQRRRSSSEPRSDDSAPSQRRRSSEPQPDNNFLSLADGNGTPPPPFPWATTQPARHDTLESLLRRGITTVEGEARCKRCSRKATVAFDLEAKFREVREFIAANRHSFDDRAPEAWMASVLPDCVACGQSRCLWPAIPADKGQINWLFLLLGQMLGCCTLEQLKYFCKNTGRHRTGAKNRVLYYAYLEMCKQLEPQGPFDDTVPVGIGFLHT from the coding sequence atggcggcggcagcggcgggaggCGCGTTGGTGGGAATGGACGGGCAAGCCCCGATGGTCGTCCGTgacgccgtcgtcgacaacgacAACGACCCCCTCGCCCTGACCCTCGGATCCATCTACGCCGCCGCTCCCACCCCGCCGCCGAGGCCGCCGCGTCcctctccgcctcctccttccCCGCCCACGCGCGCCACCCGCCGCCGTCTCAACAACTCCACCCCCAGCCAGCGCCGCCGAAGCAGCAGCGAGCCGCGGTCCGACGACTCCGCCCCCAGCCAGCGCCGCCGAAGCAGCGAGCCGCAACCCGACAACAACTTCCTCAGCCTCGCGGACGGGAAcgggacgccgccgccgccgttcccGTGGGCGACgacgcagcccgcgcggcacgacACCCTGGAGAGCCTGCTGCGGCGGGGCATCACGACCGTCGAGGGCGAGGCCCGGTGCAAGCGCTGCAGCCGCAAGGCCACCGTGGCGTTCGACCTGGAGGCCAAGTTCCGGGAGGTGCGCGAGTTCATCGCCGCCAACCGCCACTCGTTCGACGACCGCGCCCCGGAGGCGTGGATGGCATCCGTGCTCCCCGACTGCGTCGCCTGCGGGCAGAGCCGCTGCCTGTGGCCGGCGATCCCCGCCGACAAGGGCCAGATCAACTGGCTCTTCCTCCTGCTGGGCCAGATGCTGGGATGCTGCACGCTGGAGCAGCTCAAGTACTTCTGCAAGAACACCGGCCGCCACCGCACCGGCGCCAAGAACCGGGTCCTCTACTACGCCTAcctggagatgtgcaagcagcTCGAGCCGCAGGGGCCCTTCGATGATACCGTCCCCGTAGGTATTGGCTTCCTGCACACCTGA